From Azospirillum brasilense:
CTACGACATCGCCGAGGAGAGCCGCTTCCTGAAGGAGGCGGACCGGCTGCTGAACGAAATCGTCGTCAAGTATCCGGACAGCACGCTGGCCGTCCAGCTCGTCACCAACCAGTTTGTCGGCGACTTCGACTTCTTCGAGTTCCGCTCGCGCATCCGCTCGCTGGTCTGCAACGAGCCGATGACATCGCTGTGCTTCCTGCACCGGGTGGCGGAAATGCTGCCCCCGGTGGAGACGCCGATCACCGCCGCCCGTTGGGACTGGCTGTCGCTGGCCGTTGCCTACAACACCATCGGCGACACCGCGCGGGCGAAGGAGATCATCGCCCCCTTCGTCAGCGCGGTGCGCCGCGGAGCCGCGGCCGACGGGGCCGGGCAGGATCTGTTCGTCGCCCGCGCGCTCGCCCTGATGGGGCAGAACCAGCTCGCGCTCGACATCACCCGGCAGATCCCGGAATGCTCGACCCGCATCTACAACCTCGCCGACATCGCCAAGGCGGCGGCGTGGCGCGGCGACATGGCGCTGGCCGGGCAGCTCGCCGAGGAGGCCAAGGCCTACGCCACCGCCCGCAACTGCAGCTGGGAGCTGGGTCTGGTCGCCCAGACGCTGCTGCGCGCCGGCAAGGAGGGCGCGGCCCGCACCCTGTTCCTGAACACCGTGGAGACGCAGTTCTCCAAGTTCCGTGAGACCAAGACCGACTGCTGCCCGCCGGAGCTGGCGGTCGCCGCGTCCGAGCTGGGCGACACCAATCTGGCGCTGGGCCTGCTGCGCACCGTGCAGGACGAGAATCCCTGGACGATCCCGGCGGTGCTGGGCCGCATCGCCCGCCGTTCCGACGCCTCGGTGGCGCTGTCCTACGCCGAGCAGGTGCAGGACCTCGACATCCGCGGCGAGGCTCTGGCCGAGCTGATCGAGGCGGCGCTGAAGCGCGGCGACCCGACCAGCGCCAACGAGCTGATGAAGCGGCTGACCCGTCTGGTGGACGATTCCGCCGGCCGCCGGCCCGGCCTGCTCGCCCAGAAGGCCAAGGCGGAGAAGGTGATGTACGGCGACGACCGCTGGCGCAAGAGCTTCCAGGGCTCGCTCAACGCCGCGGACCGGGCGAGCAACTTCGTCCGGCGCGACATCGGCGCACCGCTGCTCGCCGCTCTGGTGCGGATCGAGACCGGCCTGCCGATGCTCGACTGAGCCTAGCTAGCGGCCTCGTCAGGGCCGCGCCGCCAGCACCACCAGCCCGGCCACCGGCGCGCCGCTCTCGTGGCGCAGGGTGTCCGGAGCGAGGCGCAGGACGGTCAGCCCCGCGGTGCTCAGAGCGTCCCGCACATGGCCCTCCGTATGGGCGTAGCGGCCGTGCGGGCTGACCCGCCAGGGCGCCCCGCCCTCCTCCAGCCGCTCCACCGTGAAGGCCACCCACCCACCGGGACGCAGCGCCGCGGCGGCCCGCACCAGCACCCCATCCAGCGCGCCGAAGTAGCACAGCACATCGGCGGCCACGATCAGATCGAAGGCCGCCGGGCGCTCCGCCAGGAAAGCGCCGAGTTCCGCCTCCTCCAATGCGTCGTACAGGCCGCGGGCGGCGGCGCGCTCCAGCATGCCCGGCGACAGGTCCACCCCGACCAGACGGCGGGCCGGGCCGCGCAGGAAGGGGCCGCACAGGCCGGTGCCGCAACCGGCGTCCAGCACGTCCAGCGTCCCGTCCGCCGCGATCCCGGCGTCGGCCTGCGCCTCGGCGAGCAGCGTCGGGGCGCGGTAGCCCAGCTCACCCAGCAGCTTGTCGTCGAACTCACCGGCGAACAGGTCGAACATCTGCCGGACATAGGCGTCGGACGCCCGTTCGCCGGCGTCCAGGCCGGCGATGGCGGCGCCGATGTGGCGGGCCACCGGATGGTCGGGATGATCGCGCAGCCACAGCCGGGCGAACCACGCCGCCTCCTCGTGCCGTCCCTCCTCGTGAAGCAGGTAGAGGGCGCCGGACAGGTTGTCGTGCGCCTCGTCCCAGGCGGGCCGCAGCGCCAGCGCACGGCGGTAGGCGGTGGCGGACTCGGTCAGCCGGTCGCCGTCGCGCAGCAGGTTGGCGAGGTTGTTGAAGGCTTCCGCATAGGCCGGTTCCTCGACCAGCGCCCGACGGAAATGCCGTTCCGCCGGCGCCGTATCGCCCGCCGCCTTCAGGGCCGAGGCCAGATTGTAATGGACCAGCGGATGGTCGAGACCGCAGGCCAGCGCCTCGCGGTAGGCGGCCACTGCCTCCTCCGCGCGGTCCAGGGCGCGCAGGACATTGCCCAGATTGTTGTGCGCCTCCGCGAAGCGCGGGTTCAGCGCCAGCGTGCGGCGGTAGGCGGCCTCCGCCTCCGCGGCCAGCCCGTCCGAGGCCAGGGCGTTGGCCTCCGCATAGAGGCGCATCGCCTGAGCGGCCAAACCACCCAGCCTCCCCACGCCACGGGCGAGCAGGCCCGGACGCGGCGACGGGGAACGGGGTGGATCGCTCGGCTCGGACACGGAACGGCTCCTGAATGGGGCATGGACTAACAGCATCTTTACCGGGAACCGGTGAACATGGCACTCCCTTCCGGCAACAGACCGGCGGCAACAGACCGGCGGAAGGCCCCGCAACCCGGGGCCGGATCGGGCAGACGGAAAAGGCGAACCTCATGAATCAGCCCCCAGACCAGGCTTCGCCGACGACGCCCGAAGACGTCGCCGCCCGGCTCGGCCGCGCCGTCGCCCACCATCGGGCGGGACGGCTGGCCGACGCGGAGCGCGACTACCGCACCGTCCTGGCCGCCGACCCGCGCCACCCCGACGCGCTGCACCTGCTGGGTGTGCTGGCGCTCCAGGCCGGGCATCCCGGCCCCGCCGTCGAGCTGATCGAGGAGGCGATCCGGCAGACCGGCGGCGTCGCCGACTACCACGACAATCTGGGAAGCGCGTTCGCCGCGCTGAACCGCCACGCCGACGCGGCGGAGGCGCATCGCATGGCCGCCACGCTGAATCCCCTGTCGGCGCAGCCGCGCCACAATCTGGGCAACGCCTTCCAGGCGCAAGCGCTGCCGGGATTGGCGGCGCTGGCCTTCACCGCGGCGGTGGAGCTAGAGCCGGGCTACGCCAAGGCCTGGTACAACCTCGGCAACGCGCTGCGCGCCCAGAACCGCCTTGCCGACGCCCTGCGGGCCTTCGCCCGCGCGGCGGTGCTGGCCCCTGCGATGGTCGAGGCCCACACCAACCTCAGCGACGCTTTGAGCGCCGCCGGGCGGCTGGACGAGGCGCTGGCCCAAGCCCGCGCCGCGCTGCGGCTGCGGCCCGACGACCCGAAGGCCCACCACAATCTCGGCACAGCCCTGCAACGCAAGGGCGCCTACGAGGGCGCAGAGATCGCCTACCGCGAGGCGCTGAAGCGCGCGCCCGACAACCCGGTGACGCTGAACGATCTGGGCAGCGTTCTTCTGAAGCTGGGGCGCCCGGCCCAGGCCGAGCAGTGCTTCCGCAAGGTGCTCAACCGAAACCCCCACGCCGTCGAAGCCATCCACAACCTCGGCAACGCGCTTCGGGCGCAGGGGCAGTTCACCAAGGCGGAAGCCTGCTACGAGGAGGCGCTGGCCCACGATCCGGACCTTGCCAGCGCCAGCGACAACCTCGCCGTCATCGCCCTTCTGCACGGACGGCTGGAGCGCGGCTGGGAGGGCTACGAACGACGCTTCGCCGCCGGCCGGGTCCTTCCCGACCGGCGGATCGACGCACCGCGGTGGCGCGGCGAGGGGCTGCGCCGGCGCCGACTGCTGATCTGGCGGGAACAGGGGATCGGGGACGAGATCCTGTTCGCCTCCTGCTATGGCGATGTGATCGCCTGGGGCGGCGGGCCGGTGACCATCGAGACCGACCCGCGGCTGGTCGGCCTGTTCGCCCGGTCCTTCCCACGCGCGACGGTGCGGGCGGAGACGCTGGATTCCGAAGGGCGGGAAACCATGGTTCCCCCCGACGTCGACCTTCAGGTGCCGGCGGCCAGCCTGCCCGGCCTGTTGCGGGGAACGCTCGCCTCGTTCGACCAGTTCACACCCTGGCTGAAGCCCGATCCGGCCCGCACCGCCCTGTGGCGGGGCCGGCTGGATGCCCTGGGGCCGGGTCTAAAGATCGGAATCGGATGGCGCAGCCAGTTGGCGACGCCCGAGCACAAGGGCGCCTACACCACGCTGGACCAGTGGGCGCCGCTGTTCGCCCTGCCGGGAATGGTGTTCGTCAATCTGCAGTATGACGACTGCGCGGCGGAGATCGCGGCGGCGGAGGCGCGCTTCGGCGTGACCATCCACCGTTGGGACGATCTGGACCTGAGAGACGATTTCGAAGCGGCGGCGGCCCTGACCGCCAATCTGGATCTCGTCATCACCCCGGCGATGGCGGCGGGCGAGCTGGCCGGCGCCCTGGGCGTGCCGGTGTGGCGCTTCGGACACCGCGACTGGACGCAGCTCGGCACCGGCGTCCGCCCCTGGTTCCCGACGATGCGCCTGTTCCAGCCACGTCCGGGCGAAACCTTTGACGAGGTGCTGGCGGGCATGGCGCGCGGCCTTGCCACGATGCTGCCCGCTCCGGCCCCT
This genomic window contains:
- a CDS encoding methyltransferase: MSEPSDPPRSPSPRPGLLARGVGRLGGLAAQAMRLYAEANALASDGLAAEAEAAYRRTLALNPRFAEAHNNLGNVLRALDRAEEAVAAYREALACGLDHPLVHYNLASALKAAGDTAPAERHFRRALVEEPAYAEAFNNLANLLRDGDRLTESATAYRRALALRPAWDEAHDNLSGALYLLHEEGRHEEAAWFARLWLRDHPDHPVARHIGAAIAGLDAGERASDAYVRQMFDLFAGEFDDKLLGELGYRAPTLLAEAQADAGIAADGTLDVLDAGCGTGLCGPFLRGPARRLVGVDLSPGMLERAAARGLYDALEEAELGAFLAERPAAFDLIVAADVLCYFGALDGVLVRAAAALRPGGWVAFTVERLEEGGAPWRVSPHGRYAHTEGHVRDALSTAGLTVLRLAPDTLRHESGAPVAGLVVLAARP
- a CDS encoding tetratricopeptide repeat protein, whose protein sequence is MNQPPDQASPTTPEDVAARLGRAVAHHRAGRLADAERDYRTVLAADPRHPDALHLLGVLALQAGHPGPAVELIEEAIRQTGGVADYHDNLGSAFAALNRHADAAEAHRMAATLNPLSAQPRHNLGNAFQAQALPGLAALAFTAAVELEPGYAKAWYNLGNALRAQNRLADALRAFARAAVLAPAMVEAHTNLSDALSAAGRLDEALAQARAALRLRPDDPKAHHNLGTALQRKGAYEGAEIAYREALKRAPDNPVTLNDLGSVLLKLGRPAQAEQCFRKVLNRNPHAVEAIHNLGNALRAQGQFTKAEACYEEALAHDPDLASASDNLAVIALLHGRLERGWEGYERRFAAGRVLPDRRIDAPRWRGEGLRRRRLLIWREQGIGDEILFASCYGDVIAWGGGPVTIETDPRLVGLFARSFPRATVRAETLDSEGRETMVPPDVDLQVPAASLPGLLRGTLASFDQFTPWLKPDPARTALWRGRLDALGPGLKIGIGWRSQLATPEHKGAYTTLDQWAPLFALPGMVFVNLQYDDCAAEIAAAEARFGVTIHRWDDLDLRDDFEAAAALTANLDLVITPAMAAGELAGALGVPVWRFGHRDWTQLGTGVRPWFPTMRLFQPRPGETFDEVLAGMARGLATMLPAPAPVPDRVDIPRSPPPPVADPEALLNHAIALHRAGRLDDAMAAYRAVLDLAPRHGDALHLLGLTQHQAGRHAEAERNIAAALRTDPDFPTAWNHLGLVRQSLDLPDQALACFRRAIALRPDFPEAMTHMGLSMNGPERLAEAKRWHRRSIRLAPANPAAHTNLGFACEVEGRFDDAAAHYRRALTLRPDSADTLNNLGTLAKMADRPALCRHFLDRALRVAPGLALAAWNVGLLALAEGDLVTGWAGYGRRFSARQLQRARRIALPVWNGEPLHGRRLLVWPEQGLGDEILFASVFGDLKDSGGTVVLECDARMVSLYARAFPWAVVRAESLTADGRERFDPPDCDLQIAAGSLPAIRRDRLERFPARPSFLSPDPERAALWRERVEALGPGLKVGISWRSQIITAHREGAYTRITDWLPLLEVPGVGVVNLQYGDCAAELASIEPDGARRVHRWEDLDLKNDLEGVAALMAALDLVILPATAAGELAGALGVPVWRLGGRDWTWMGSGARPWFPTQRLIAPLPGETSADMIRRIARMLTRMVPSLIPNRL